From one Halothece sp. PCC 7418 genomic stretch:
- a CDS encoding pentapeptide repeat-containing protein encodes MSLRTATTATFLTVLLSPSVALAENLTDLNQLLSTQTCQHCNLVNAGLVRAELAGAQLQGANLTNANLSRANLTGADLRGANLTGASLHGANLTGANLTGAILNQTDLRKAYLNNAQLENTTLETAYIRGAIGVPTSASSAKQFYKLAAAEAEAGNYEAALEYCNLAIRLDPEYAAAYLGRGVARYRLGDQVGATQDAEIALELFTQQENEIGVQASQQFMKAVEIASQPRDSNGGGGGLNRLFTTVGSLLMRFFF; translated from the coding sequence ATGTCTTTGCGTACCGCTACCACTGCTACTTTCCTGACAGTGCTTCTTTCTCCCTCCGTTGCACTTGCAGAAAATCTTACGGATCTGAATCAATTGCTCTCTACCCAAACTTGCCAACATTGTAACTTGGTTAACGCGGGGTTAGTGAGGGCTGAGTTAGCAGGAGCACAACTGCAAGGGGCGAACTTGACAAATGCAAACCTGAGTCGAGCGAATTTAACGGGGGCTGACTTAAGGGGGGCGAACCTGACGGGAGCGTCTTTACATGGGGCGAACTTAACTGGGGCGAATTTAACAGGTGCAATTCTCAATCAAACCGATCTGCGAAAGGCTTATCTCAATAACGCCCAATTGGAAAATACAACGTTGGAAACTGCTTATATTCGGGGCGCGATCGGTGTTCCGACCTCAGCCAGTTCTGCGAAACAATTTTATAAACTCGCTGCAGCAGAAGCCGAGGCGGGAAACTATGAAGCTGCTTTAGAATACTGTAATCTTGCTATTCGTCTCGATCCTGAATATGCAGCAGCCTACTTGGGAAGAGGGGTTGCTCGTTATCGTCTAGGAGATCAAGTTGGCGCAACCCAAGATGCAGAAATTGCACTGGAATTGTTTACACAACAAGAAAATGAAATTGGCGTTCAAGCCTCGCAACAATTTATGAAAGCTGTGGAAATTGCTAGTCAACCGCGAGACAGTAACGGTGGTGGTGGCGGTCTCAATCGCCTGTTTACAACGGTTGGATCTCTGCTGATGCGTTTCTTCTTCTAG
- a CDS encoding M1 family metallopeptidase — protein sequence MKYNYFLFDTEENGRKSFILPGAKPHYTPDRPGNVQHIFLDLVLDIPNQSFRGSSTITLKPVQSGLTHLTLDAEDLTIESVQIKSVSQPFHYDGKQLQIQLLQPTTFDPIDLVIHYRVDHPQRGLYFIQPDKDYPDKPTQVWTQGEDEDSRFWFPCFDYPGQLATSEIRVEVPKPYVAVSNGELVATEEKGENTIYHWRQNQVHPTYLMTLAVGDFAKIEDQWKDIPVEYYVEKGREDDAKRTMGKTPQMIEFFSQQFGYAYPYPKYAQVCVADFIFGGMENTSTTLLTDRCLLDDRARLDKQRSETLVAHELAHQWFGDLLVIKHWSHAWIKEGMASYSEVLWTDHEYSQDDAAYYILNEARSYLNEDSSRYRRPIVTNIYREAIELYDRHLYEKGACVYHMIRGELGEEAFTQAIHNFVQKNAHRTVETVDLLRAIDEVTGKNLSPLFDQYVFRGGHPDFKVSYSWDAQDNLAKLTVTQTQGKTDKDVTENELFDLKIPVGFGYVSDNGEVCFETMSLHLHEKEHNFYFPLPQQPQFISFDQGNYYLKTVTLEYPTEELKTQLKYDPDVTSRIYAAEALGKKGGLEVIKALAESLTQDPFWGVRLEVAKQLGKIKLQQAIPELINGLSDEHPKVRRTILEGLANFKTEESYQAVKLIAQEGDPSYYTEAVAFRMLGKMATGNLKEKEAEVIDLFRQGLENRAGWNEVVRGGIIGGLSEMKTSETAMGMILPYTYAGIPQPLRLAAIRALGTISTGQEQAQLEAILEQLDALSGESFFLTQVSVVTALKQMQTSQAISILQTLADQTPDGRVRRMAEEAVKTVQGNLGSDKAVKELREEFDRLKQENQELMSRLAKLEAQQSDSK from the coding sequence ATGAAATATAACTATTTCCTCTTTGATACTGAAGAAAACGGACGCAAATCATTTATTCTTCCTGGTGCGAAACCTCACTACACCCCAGATCGTCCAGGAAATGTCCAACATATTTTCTTGGATTTGGTTTTAGATATTCCGAACCAGTCTTTTCGGGGAAGTAGCACGATTACTCTCAAGCCAGTTCAGTCAGGATTAACCCATCTTACTCTTGATGCGGAAGATTTAACCATCGAAAGTGTTCAGATCAAGTCAGTCAGTCAACCCTTTCACTACGATGGGAAACAGCTACAAATCCAACTGCTACAACCCACAACCTTTGACCCCATTGATTTAGTGATTCACTATCGGGTTGATCATCCCCAACGAGGACTCTATTTTATTCAACCCGACAAAGATTATCCCGATAAACCCACCCAAGTTTGGACACAAGGGGAAGATGAAGACTCTCGCTTCTGGTTTCCCTGTTTTGACTATCCTGGACAACTGGCGACTTCAGAAATCCGAGTAGAAGTTCCTAAACCTTATGTTGCAGTTTCCAATGGCGAGTTAGTCGCTACGGAAGAGAAAGGGGAAAATACAATTTATCACTGGCGACAAAATCAAGTTCATCCCACTTATTTGATGACTTTGGCGGTGGGAGATTTTGCCAAGATTGAGGATCAATGGAAGGATATCCCTGTCGAGTATTATGTGGAGAAAGGACGGGAAGATGATGCGAAACGCACCATGGGAAAAACCCCCCAAATGATTGAGTTTTTCTCACAACAGTTTGGTTATGCCTATCCTTACCCCAAATATGCCCAAGTTTGTGTGGCTGACTTCATCTTTGGGGGAATGGAAAATACTTCCACAACGCTACTCACTGACCGTTGCTTGTTAGACGATCGCGCCAGATTAGACAAACAACGCTCAGAAACCTTAGTCGCCCACGAACTCGCCCATCAGTGGTTTGGAGACTTATTAGTCATCAAACATTGGTCTCACGCTTGGATTAAAGAAGGAATGGCTTCTTATTCGGAAGTGCTGTGGACTGACCACGAATATAGTCAAGATGACGCTGCTTACTATATTCTGAACGAAGCCAGAAGTTATCTCAATGAAGACTCCTCTCGCTACCGTCGTCCGATTGTCACGAATATTTATCGGGAAGCCATTGAACTGTATGATCGCCATCTGTATGAAAAAGGCGCGTGTGTCTATCACATGATTCGCGGGGAACTGGGAGAAGAAGCCTTTACCCAAGCGATTCATAACTTTGTCCAGAAAAACGCCCATCGCACCGTAGAAACCGTTGATTTACTCCGCGCGATCGATGAAGTAACGGGAAAAAATCTCTCTCCATTATTTGACCAATATGTCTTCCGTGGCGGACATCCCGACTTTAAAGTGAGCTACAGTTGGGATGCACAGGATAACCTCGCCAAACTGACTGTCACCCAAACCCAAGGAAAAACCGATAAAGATGTAACTGAAAATGAGTTATTTGATCTTAAGATTCCCGTTGGTTTTGGCTATGTTTCTGACAATGGAGAAGTGTGTTTTGAAACTATGTCTTTACATCTCCATGAGAAAGAACATAATTTTTATTTCCCATTACCGCAACAACCCCAGTTCATCAGCTTTGACCAAGGGAACTATTACCTCAAAACCGTCACCTTAGAATATCCTACCGAAGAACTCAAAACCCAATTAAAATATGATCCAGATGTCACTTCTCGCATTTATGCAGCAGAAGCACTGGGGAAAAAAGGCGGTTTAGAGGTGATTAAAGCCTTGGCGGAAAGCCTGACTCAAGATCCGTTTTGGGGAGTGCGTTTAGAAGTCGCGAAACAGTTAGGAAAAATTAAGTTACAGCAAGCCATTCCTGAATTGATCAACGGCTTAAGTGATGAACACCCGAAAGTACGCCGAACCATATTAGAAGGGTTAGCCAACTTTAAAACCGAAGAAAGTTATCAAGCAGTCAAACTAATCGCACAGGAAGGCGATCCCAGTTACTATACAGAAGCGGTTGCTTTCCGAATGTTAGGTAAAATGGCGACGGGAAATCTTAAAGAGAAAGAAGCGGAAGTGATTGATTTGTTCCGTCAAGGGCTAGAAAACCGCGCAGGTTGGAATGAAGTCGTTCGCGGAGGAATTATTGGCGGACTCTCGGAGATGAAAACCTCTGAAACTGCTATGGGCATGATTTTACCTTATACTTATGCTGGAATTCCGCAACCCTTGCGTTTGGCTGCGATTCGAGCATTAGGAACAATTTCAACAGGTCAAGAACAAGCCCAACTAGAAGCAATTTTAGAACAGTTAGACGCGCTTTCGGGAGAAAGTTTCTTCCTCACTCAAGTCTCGGTTGTGACTGCATTAAAACAAATGCAAACCTCTCAAGCGATTTCCATATTGCAGACCCTTGCTGACCAAACTCCAGATGGACGAGTGCGTCGCATGGCGGAAGAAGCGGTAAAAACGGTTCAAGGAAACCTTGGATCAGATAAAGCAGTCAAGGAATTACGAGAGGAATTTGATCGCTTGAAGCAGGAGAATCAAGAGTTAATGAGTCGTTTAGCTAAGTTGGAAGCGCAACAATCAGATAGCAAATAG